The genomic segment GGCGCGGCCGTTCTTCTCCTCGCGCTGGGTCGACGTGCCCGACTCCGTGGGGTGGCTGCCCGGGCACGGGCTGCCGCAGGGCTTCCGGGCCGCCGGCGTCGCGGCGGGGATCAAGAAGGAATCCCATCCACCTCGCCTGGATGTGGGGCTCATGGTCTCCGACGAGGAGGCCACGACGAGCGCCGCGCGCTTCACGCGCTCGGGCACCGCGGCGCCACCCGTGCTCGTCACCCGTGACCGCGCGCGCCTGGACGCCCTGCGCGTCGTGGCCGTCAACTCGGGCAACGCCAACGCCGCCACGGGCCGGCCCGGCATGGACGAGGCGGCGCGCATGCAGGGCGCCGGGGCGATGATGGGCCGCACGGCCGAGGACCGCGTCGCGGTCTGCTCGACCGGGGTCATCGGCGTCCAGCTCGACGGCGCCAAGGTCGTACGCGGCCTGCTCGCGGCGGGCAAGGCGCTGCGCCCCGACGGCGACGGCGACTTCCAGCAGGCGATCATGACGACCGACCTGTTCGAGAAGCGCGCGACGCTGGAGGTCGACCTGCCCGGCGGCACCGTGCGCCTCAGCGCCCAGGCCAAGGGCGCGGGAATGATCCAGCCGTCCTTCGCGACGATGCTGTGCTTCGTGCAGACCGACGCGGTCGTGGCGGCCGAGACGGCCGACCTGCTGCTCGGCGTCTGCGTCAAGCGCTCCTTCGACCGCATCTCGGTCGACGGCCAGCTCTCGACCAACGACACCGCGATCCTGCAGTGCAGCGGCGCCTCGGGCGTCGTCGTGGAGCCCGAATCCGAGTCCGAGCTCATCTTCGGCCAGGCGCTGGATGCGCTGCTGCGCCAGCTCGCGCTGGACATCGCCCGCGACGGCGAGGGCGCCCGGCGCGTCGGACGCGTCGTCGTGCGCGGCGGCCACGGCCCCAACGTCGAGCGCACCGCCCGGGCGGTGGCCAACTCGCCGCTGGTCAAGACCGCGCTGTACGGCGGCGACCCCAACTGGGGCCGGATCGTGCAGGCCGTCGGCCTCGCGCTGCCGGACACCGCGCCGCTGGCCGTCGACGTGACGATCGAGGGCGTGCAGGTCTGCGTGGCCGGCAGCGCGGTGGGCCACGACGCCGACGCCCTCGCGGCGCGGGTGGCCGGCGACGAGGTCGAGTACGCCATCGGCCTGCCGGGCGACGGGTTCGAGACCGAGGTCTTCTTCAGCGACCTCGGCTACGACTACATCAAGATCAACGCGGAGTACACGACGTGAGAGACGTCAGCACGCTCCTGGAGGCGCTCCCCTACATCCGGGAGTTCCACGGGCGCACCGTCGTCATCAAGTACGGCGGGGCGGCGATGGAGGACCCCGAGCTGCGCGAGGACTTCGCACGCGACGTCGTGCTGCTCAAGTACGTGGGGATGAACCCGATCGTCGTGCACGGCGGCGGCCCCGACATCACGTCCTATATGGAGCGCCTCGGCCTGCCGGTGGAGTTCGTCGGCGGGCTGCGCGTCAGCGACCCGGCCACCGTCGAGGTCGCCAAGATGGTCCTGGTCGGCAAGGTCAACAAGGACATCGTGGGGCGGATCAACCGCCACGGCCAGGCGGCGATCGGCCTCAGCGGCGACGACGGCCGCCTGTTCGTCTGCGAGCGCACCTCGGCGCCGGGCGGCCAGGACGTCGGCTTCGTCGGGCGCATCGCCAAGGTCAACACGGAGCTGCTGCAGCACATCGCCGGCGACTACATCCCGGTCATCGCGTCGGTCGGGGCCGACCGCGAGGGCAACTCCTACAACGTCAACGCCGACGAGGCGGCCGGGGCGGTGGCCCGCGCGCTCAAGGCCTACAAGGTGCTGTTCCTCACCGACGTCTCGGGCTGGCTGGCCGACCCGTCGGACCCCTCGTCGCGGATCTCCCAGGCCGACGCCGACACGGTGGAGGAGGCGCTGGGCACGATCGCCGGGGGCATGCGCCCCAAGCTGCAGGCCTGCATCGACGCCATCCACGGCGGCGTGACGGCCGCCCACATCGTCGACGGCCGCCTCCCACACTCGATCATCCTCGAGCTCTTCACGAACGAGGGCATCGGGACGAAGATCCGGGCGGCCTCATGAGCGACCCGGGCGCCGTCGCGCGCGACGCCTTCCTCGTCCCGGCCTACGCCCGCCAGCCCGTGGAGTTCGTCCGGGGGGAGGGCGCGCGGCTGTGGGACGCCGACGGCGCCGAGTACCTCGACGTGCAGACCGGGCTGGCCGTCAACTCCGTCGGGCACTGCCACCCGAAGGTCGTGGCGGCGATCACCGAGCAGGCCGCCCGGCTCATCCACGTCGGCAACCTCTTCCACACCGCCCCGGGGGAGGAGCTGGCGCGCCGCCTGGCGCAGTCCTCGCTGGGCGGCCGCGTGCACTACGCCAACTCGGGCACCGAGGCCAACGAGGCCGCGATCAAGATGGCCCGCAAGGCCCGGCGCGGGGGCCGGATCGTCTCCGTGCACCGCGGCTTCCACGGCCGCACCTACGGGTCGCTGTCGGCCACGCCGCAGGAGTCCAAGCAGGCGCCGTTCGCCCCGCTGGTGCCCGGCTTCGAGGCCGTGGCGCCCACGGCCGACGCCATCCGCGCCGCGGTCGACACCTCCACCGCCGCGCTGCTGCTCGAGCCCGTCCAGGGCGAGAGCGGCGTCTACGAGCTCGGCGCCGAGGTCCTGCACGCCGCGCGCGAGGCCTGCGACGCGGCCGGCGCCGCGCTGATCTTCGACGAGGTGCAGTGCGGCCTCGGGCGCACCGGCACGCTGTGGGCCCACCAGCACGAGGGCGTCGTCCCCGACCTCATGACGGTCGCCAAGGCGCTCGGCGGCGGGCTGCCCATCGGGGCCGTGATCACCAACGAGCGCTTCGCCGAGGGCTTCGAGCCCGGCGACCACGGCTCGACGTTCGCCGGCGGCCCCGTGGCCTGCTCGGCGGGCCTGGCGGTCCTGGACGTCGTCGAGGACCCCGCGCTGCTGCAGCGCGTGCGCGACCTCGGCGAGCACGCCCGCCACGCCCTCGCCGAGCTGCCCGGCGTCATCGAGGTCCGTGGCCGCGGCCTCATGCTGGCCGCCGAGCTCGATCCCGCGCGCACCGAGCCCGCGACCGACCTCGTCGGCCGGGCCCTGCGCGAGGAGCGGCTGGTGCTCAACGCCACCGGCCCGACCACGCTGCGCCTGCTTCCGCCCCTGACCATCACCGACGCGCAGCTCGACGACGCCCTCGCCCGGCTCGCGCGCCTCCTCGACCCCCAAGAGAGCCGATGACCGACGACGACCAGCTCCTGCACCCCCACGAGCCCGCCGCCTCCTACCTCGCGCGGCCCGACCAGGTCGGCCGCGTCTGCCTGCTGTACTCCGGCGGCCTGGACACGAGCGTGATGCTCAAGTGGATCCAGGACGAGTACGAGGCCGAGGTCGTGGCCCTGACGATCAACCTCGGCCAGCCCGGCGAGGACTACGACGTCGTCCGCGAGAAGGCCCTGCGCCTCGGCGCCGTGGACGCCCGCGTCATCGACGCGCGCGAGGAGTTCGCCCGCGACTTCATCGTGCCGGCGATCAAGGCCAACGCCATCTATGGCCTCAACTACCCGCTGTTCACCGCGCTGGGGCGCCCGCTCATCGCCAAGATCGCCGTCGAGATCGCGCGCGAGACCGGCTGCGACACGATCGCCCACGGCTGCACGGGCAAGGGCAACGACCAGGTCCGCATCGACGGCACCGTCGCCACGCTGGCGCCCGAGCTGAAGATCATCGCGCCCGTCCGCGACTGGAAGATGGGCCGCGACGAGGAGATCGCCTACGCCCGCGAGCACAACATCCCGGTCAAGGGCGGCACGGAGACCGCGCCGTACTCCATCGACGACAACCTGTGGGGCCGCTCCTCGGAGGGCAGGTGGATCGAGGAGCTCGACCACGCGCCCGACGACGACGTCTTCCAGCTCGTCACGCGCCCCGAGGAGGCGCCCGACGAGGCCGAGGTCGTCACCATCGGCTTCGAGGCCGGCGTGCCCGTGTCGGTCAACGGGCAGGCCATGGACATCGTGTCGCTCATCGAGACGGTCGCCGAGCTGGGCATGAAGCACGGCGTCGGGATCGTCGACCACATCGAGGACCGGATCGTCGGCCTCAAGGTGCGTGACATCTACGAGGTCCCCGCCGCGGCGATCCTCCTGCCCGCGCACGCCGAGCTCGAGCGCCTGGTCGGCACGATCCACCAGAACCGCTTCAAGCCCGGCATCGACCAGCAGTGGGCCTACCTCGTGTACGCGGGCCTGTGGTGGGAGCCCCTGCGCAGCGACCTTGACGCCTACATCGACGAGGTCAACCGGTTCGTGACCGGCACGATCGGGATGAAGCTCTACAAGGGCATGGCCCGCGTGGTGACCCGTGAGTCGCCCAACGCGGTCTACGATGCGCAGCTCGCGACCTTCTCGGAGTCCGGCGGGCTCTTCTCCCAGCAGGCGTCGCCGGGCTTCATCGAGCTGTGGTCGCTGCAGTCGCGCCTCGCGTGGCGGCTGCGTAACGAGGACCGCGGGTAAGGAGTCAGCGATGGGCTACAGGATTCTCGGATTCGCCGTCTGGAACGGCGCCAAGTGGTATCTGCGCCGCCGCTACGGGGGGTCGAAGAAGTACCTCGCGGCGGGCGTCGTCGGCGTGGCCGTCGTCGGGCTCGCCGTGGCGGGCGCCAAACGCGGCACGGACTAGGGCGCGCGGGGCCCGGGGCGTCGCGGGGACGTCCGGTCCGGGACCTAGCCTCCCGCCCGGATGTCGCACCCGCAGCCCCCTGACCACGGCAACGTCGTGGACCCCGCCGTCCTGGCCTCCCGGCGCGCGCGCCGCGCCGAGGTCTCCGAGGACGCGTCGCTCGAGCTGCGCCTGTTCGAGGCCGAGCGGCGCCTGGGCGAGGTGGCCGCCGAGCGCGACGCGCTCCAGGCGCGCCTGGAGCGCCACGAGCGCGACCTGCGCACGACGCGCCAGCGCGAGTGGGCCGAGCAGCAGCAGCGCCTGGAGGCCCAGGGCGAGGCGGCGGCGACACGCGAGCTGGCCGCCGAGCAGGTCGCGCGCCTGCGTGAGCGCCTGGCCGAGGCCGAGGCCGAGGTCAGCGTCCTCGGGGCCGAGCGCGACCGGGTCCGCGCCGCCCTGGAACGCGAGCGCACCGCCGGCCTGGCCGAGCGCGACCGCCGCGCCGCGCTGGAGCGCGAACACACCGCGCTGCGCGCCGAGCTGCACCGGCGCACGGGGCTGGCCGACGCGGCCGCCGCCGCGGTCTCCGACGCCCGGCGCGAGCTCGCCGGCGCCCGCGCGCAGCGCGAGGCGACCGCCGCCCTGGAGGTCCGGCTGGCGGCCGAGCGCACCGCGCTGGCCGAGCA from the Baekduia soli genome contains:
- the argJ gene encoding bifunctional glutamate N-acetyltransferase/amino-acid acetyltransferase ArgJ; amino-acid sequence: MSEARPFFSSRWVDVPDSVGWLPGHGLPQGFRAAGVAAGIKKESHPPRLDVGLMVSDEEATTSAARFTRSGTAAPPVLVTRDRARLDALRVVAVNSGNANAATGRPGMDEAARMQGAGAMMGRTAEDRVAVCSTGVIGVQLDGAKVVRGLLAAGKALRPDGDGDFQQAIMTTDLFEKRATLEVDLPGGTVRLSAQAKGAGMIQPSFATMLCFVQTDAVVAAETADLLLGVCVKRSFDRISVDGQLSTNDTAILQCSGASGVVVEPESESELIFGQALDALLRQLALDIARDGEGARRVGRVVVRGGHGPNVERTARAVANSPLVKTALYGGDPNWGRIVQAVGLALPDTAPLAVDVTIEGVQVCVAGSAVGHDADALAARVAGDEVEYAIGLPGDGFETEVFFSDLGYDYIKINAEYTT
- the argB gene encoding acetylglutamate kinase, which codes for MRDVSTLLEALPYIREFHGRTVVIKYGGAAMEDPELREDFARDVVLLKYVGMNPIVVHGGGPDITSYMERLGLPVEFVGGLRVSDPATVEVAKMVLVGKVNKDIVGRINRHGQAAIGLSGDDGRLFVCERTSAPGGQDVGFVGRIAKVNTELLQHIAGDYIPVIASVGADREGNSYNVNADEAAGAVARALKAYKVLFLTDVSGWLADPSDPSSRISQADADTVEEALGTIAGGMRPKLQACIDAIHGGVTAAHIVDGRLPHSIILELFTNEGIGTKIRAAS
- a CDS encoding aspartate aminotransferase family protein → MSDPGAVARDAFLVPAYARQPVEFVRGEGARLWDADGAEYLDVQTGLAVNSVGHCHPKVVAAITEQAARLIHVGNLFHTAPGEELARRLAQSSLGGRVHYANSGTEANEAAIKMARKARRGGRIVSVHRGFHGRTYGSLSATPQESKQAPFAPLVPGFEAVAPTADAIRAAVDTSTAALLLEPVQGESGVYELGAEVLHAAREACDAAGAALIFDEVQCGLGRTGTLWAHQHEGVVPDLMTVAKALGGGLPIGAVITNERFAEGFEPGDHGSTFAGGPVACSAGLAVLDVVEDPALLQRVRDLGEHARHALAELPGVIEVRGRGLMLAAELDPARTEPATDLVGRALREERLVLNATGPTTLRLLPPLTITDAQLDDALARLARLLDPQESR
- a CDS encoding argininosuccinate synthase is translated as MTDDDQLLHPHEPAASYLARPDQVGRVCLLYSGGLDTSVMLKWIQDEYEAEVVALTINLGQPGEDYDVVREKALRLGAVDARVIDAREEFARDFIVPAIKANAIYGLNYPLFTALGRPLIAKIAVEIARETGCDTIAHGCTGKGNDQVRIDGTVATLAPELKIIAPVRDWKMGRDEEIAYAREHNIPVKGGTETAPYSIDDNLWGRSSEGRWIEELDHAPDDDVFQLVTRPEEAPDEAEVVTIGFEAGVPVSVNGQAMDIVSLIETVAELGMKHGVGIVDHIEDRIVGLKVRDIYEVPAAAILLPAHAELERLVGTIHQNRFKPGIDQQWAYLVYAGLWWEPLRSDLDAYIDEVNRFVTGTIGMKLYKGMARVVTRESPNAVYDAQLATFSESGGLFSQQASPGFIELWSLQSRLAWRLRNEDRG